Proteins encoded in a region of the Pelmatolapia mariae isolate MD_Pm_ZW linkage group LG6, Pm_UMD_F_2, whole genome shotgun sequence genome:
- the uba6 gene encoding ubiquitin-like modifier-activating enzyme 6: MATDLMEIDDSLYSRQRYVLGDSAMHQMAQSSVFLSGMGGLGVEIAKNIVLAGVKAVTLHDTKQCETWDLGSNFFIRKEDVLSQRRRVEAVCPRVAELNPYVHVDMSSSALDDNTDLSFLRRYQCVILTEARLSLQKRVNEFCHSQQPPIRFISCDMYGICARVFCDFGEEFEVFDPTGEEPKEVFIQSITQDNPGVVTCMDNQPHGLQTGQSVVFREVGGMVELNGTSRQVSVLSSHSFAIGNTSQLQSYTHGGFFVMVKTPKMYRFETLEQQLCDPRVLTPDFSKPEAPLQIHAGMLALDTFQEQHSRLPNTGCLQDAEVLLKLTEEVNAALKSKASVNTELVRCLSRTARGTLPPLAAAVGGLASQEVLKAITGKFAPLQQWFYLDAIEVVKPLQPLSAEEFSPRGDRYDGLRACIGDSLCLQLHKLRVFMVGCGAIGCEMLKNFALLGIGLAKSSGEVCITDPDLIEKSNLNRQFLFRPHHIQKPKSTTAAEATCDINPDLQVEAHLNKVCPATENIYNDSFYSSLNLVVTALDNVEARRYVDSRCVSNQRPLLDSGTMGTKGHTEIIVPNLTESYNSHRDPPEEEIPFCTLKSFPSVIEHTIQWARDKFESAFVHKPSMYNSFWQTHSSAEVVLQRMQAGESLEGSFQVIKLLSRQPTQWEQCVTVARLKFEKYFKRKALQLLHSFPLDTRLKDGSLFWQSPKRPPTPLEFDLKDSLHFAFIVSTARLFAGIYNIPYSERDFSEEAITRILADVKIPEYRPSEKCIETDETAKKPDQIKMPLSSEEERDAIAHLEQAIATDRVTPEWLRMSPLQFEKDDDSNGHMDFVASASSLRAIMYSIEPADRLKTKRIAGKIIPAIATATAAVAGLVALELIKVVGGFGFESHKNCFFNLAIPVVVLTEPAAVKQTLIRNNIYYTIWDCWTVFGHEDFTLSDFMNAVREKYGIEPTMVVHGVKMLYVPVMPGHSKRLKLTMHKLIKPSVDRRYVDLTVSFAPEADGDEDLPGPPVRYYFSPDGETP; the protein is encoded by the exons ATGGCTACAGACTTGATGGAGATTGACGACTCTCTTTACAG CCGCCAGCGATATGTGCTTGGAGACAGTGCCATGCACCAGATGGCCCAGTCCTCAGTCTTTCTCAGTGGAATGGGAGGACTGGGAGTAGAGATAG CAAAAAATATTGTCCTGGCTGGTGTAAAG GCAGTCACGCTTCATGACACAAAACAGTGTGAGACCTGGGATCTTGGCTCCAACTTCTTCATCCGCAAAGAAGATGTTTTGAGCCAGAGGAGGAG GGTGGAGGCAGTGTGCCCTCGCGTTGCAGAGTTGAACCCTTATGTCCACGTTGACATGTCTTCCTCTGCTCTTGATGACAACACTGATCTCAGTTTTCTCAGAAGGTACCAG TGTGTGATTTTGACTGAGGCCAGATTGAGCCTACAGAAGAGAGTAAATGAGTTCTGCCACTCACAACAACCCCCCATCAGA ttcatcagCTGTGACATGTACGGTATCTGTGCACGAGTGTTTTGTGATTTTGGAGAAGAGTTTGAGGTGTTCGATCCCACAGGAGAGGAGCCCAAGGAGGTTTTCATTCAAAGTATCACTCAG GATAATCCTGGGGTGGTAACCTGCATGGACAACCAACCCCACGGCCTACAGACAGGGCAGAGTGTTGTTTTCAGAGAGGTCGGCGGCATGGTGGAGCTCAATGGCACGTCTCGGCAGGTTTCAG tCCTTTCTTCTCACAGCTTTGCAATAGGAAACACATCTCAGCTACAATCATACACACATGGAGGTTTCTTTGTCATGGTGAAAACCCCTAAGATGTACAGATTT GAAACATTAGAGCAACAGCTGTGTGACCCTCGGGTCCTGACTCCGGACTTCAGTAAACCAGAG GCCCCACTTCAAATCCATGCTGGCATGTTGGCACTGGACACCTTCCAGGAGCAGCACAGTAGACTTCCTAACACTGG GTGTTTACAGGATGCTGAGGTTTTACTAAAGCTGACTGAGGAAGTGAATGCAGCTCTCAAGAGCAAA GCTTCTGTGAATACTGAGCTAGTACGCTGCCTTTCAAGGACAGCGAGGGGTACTCTCCCTCCATTAGCAGCAGCTGTTGGAGGTTTAGCCAGTCAGGAAGTTCTTAAGGCCATCACAGGGAAGTTTGCACCCCTGCAGCAATGG TTTTATCTTGATGCTATTGAGGTAGTCAAGCCACTTCAGCCTCTTTCTGCTGAGGAGTTTTCCCCTAGGGGTGATCGATATGATGGATTACGAGCTTGCATTGGTGACTCACTGTGTTTACAACTACACAAGCTAAGGGTCTTTATG GTTGGCTGTGGAGCAATAGGCTGTGAGATGCTGAAAAACTTTGCACTGCTTGGAATTGGATTGGCCAAGAGCTCAGGGGAG GTGTGCATCACAGACCCAGACCTCATAGAAAAGTCTAACCTCAACAGGCAGTTTCTCTTCAGGCCACATCATATACAG AAACCCAAAAGTACCACAGCAGCAGAGGCTACTTGTGATATAAACCCAGACCTACAGGTGGAAGCTCACCTCAACAAGGTGTGTCCGGCTACTGAGAACATCTACAATGACTCATTCTACTCTTCATTAAACCTAGTGGTCACTGCGCTGGACAACGTAGAGGCACGGAGATATGTGGACAG CCGCTGTGTATCCAATCAGAGGCCTCTCCTAGACTCTGGCACCATGGGAACTAAAGGCCACACTGAAATCATTGTGCCAAACTTGACAGAGTCTTACAATAGCCAT AGGGACCCCCCAGAAGAGGAGATCCCATTCTGCACTCTCAAGTCTTTCCCTTCTGTTATAGAGCACACCATCCAGTGGGCCAGAGATAAG TTTGAGAGTGCCTTTGTCCACAAGCCCTCCATGTACAACTCGTTCTGGCAGACCCATTCCTCGGCTGAGGTGGTGCTGCAG aGGATGCAGGCAGGGGAAAGTCTGGAAGGGTCATTCCAGGTCATAAAGCTGCTGAGCAGACAACCCACTCAGTGGGAACAATGCGTCACTGTTGCTCGTCTGAAATTTGAGAAATATTTCAAGAGAAAG GCCCTACAGCTGCTGCACTCTTTCCCCCTGGACACAAGGTTAAAAGATGGAA GTTTGTTTTGGCAGTCTCCAAAAAGACCACCAACACCTCTTGAATTTGACTTGAAAGACTCTTT GCACTTTGCTTTCATTGTGAGCACTGCCCGGCTCTTCGCAGGGATTTATAACATCCCTTATTCAGAAAGG gatttttctgAAGAGGCTATTACCAGGATTCTCGCAGATGTCAAGATTCCAGAGTACAGGCCCTCAGAAAAA TGCATAGAAACAGATGAGACAGCAAAGAAGCCTGATCAGATAAAGATGCCTCTAAGCAGTGAAGAGGAAAGGGACGCCATCGCTCATTTGGAGCAGGCTATTGCTACTGACAGGGTCACACCAG AATGGTTACGGATGAGTCCACTTCAGTTTGAAAAGGATGATGACAGCAACGGTCACATGGACTTTGTCGCATCAGCATCCTCTCTCAGAGCCATCATGTACTCCATTGAGCCAGCTGACAGACTTAAGACCAAACGCATTGCTGGGAAGATAATCCCCGCCATTGCCACGGCAACAGCTGCAGTGGCTGGTTTG GTGGCGCTGGAGTTGATCAAGGTGGTTGGAGGCTTCGGATTTGAATCACACAAAAACTGCTTCTTTAACTTGGCCATTCCTGTAGTCGTTCTCACCGAGCCTGCTGCAGTCAAACAGACACTCATCAG GAACAACATCTACTACACCATCTGGGACTGCTGGACTGTCTTTGGCCACGAGGACTTCACTCTCTCTGACTTCATGAATGCTGTCAGG GAAAAGTATGGAATTGAACCCACTATGGTCGTCCACGGTGTAAAGATGCTCTATGTGCCTGTGATGCCTGGACACTCCAAGAGGCTCAAATTGAC GATGCATAAACTAATCAAGCCATCAGTGGACCGCCGCTACGTAGACCTTACTGTGTCATTTGCTCCAGAGGCAGATGGAGATGAGGACCTCCCTGGTCCTCCGGTCAGGTACTACTTCAGCCCCGATGGCGAGACTCCCTGA
- the grhprb gene encoding glyoxylate reductase/hydroxypyruvate reductase b, translating into MWCSRMALRRLQKITVTPLNITGGLTSNIQREMSTLPRVYVTRQIPPEGLKILRKSGQVQFELWDSDDIPVPRKELLQKVKGVDGLLCTLTEKIDAELLDAAGPNLKVLSTMSVGFDHLSLDELKKRGIRIGYTPEVLTDAVAELTVALLLATSRRLIEATHEAKTGGWGTWRTLWLCGYELANSTVGILGLGRIGVAIAERLAPFKVKKFIYTDVAPRPELASAINAEYVSFDELAKQSDFLAVCCALTPETKEICNKNLFSKMKKTSIFINTSRGGVVNQEDLYEALSTGQIAGAGLDVTVPEPLPTNHPLFTLKNCVILPHIASASYTTRDAMSSLAANNLLLGLRGQPMIKELKL; encoded by the exons ATGTGGTGCAGTCGCATGGCACTCCGTCGGCTCCAGAAGATCACCGTTACTCCTTTGAACATTACCGGGGGTCTAACAAGTAACATCCAGAGGGAGATGTCAACCCTGCCACGCGTCTACGTCACACGACAGATCCCACCTGAGGGTCTGAAGATCCTCCGCAAATCCGGACA GGTGCAGTTTGAGCTGTGGGACTCAGATGACATACCGGTGCCCAGGAAGGAGCTCCTTCAGAAGGTCAAAGGTGTAGATGGTCTGCTTTGCACGCTGACAGAAAAAATTGATGCGGAACTGTTGGACGCTGCAG GTCCAAACCTGAAGGTCCTCAGTACAATGTCAGTGGGATTCGATCATCTGTCTTTGGATGAGCTGAAGAAACG AGGAATCCGTATAGGTTATACCCCTGAAGTCCTGACAGATGCTGTTGCTGAGCTGACAGTAGCTCTGCTGCTTGCGACCTCCAGGAGGCTCATAGAGGCCACACATGAGGCCAAGAC TGGCGGCTGGGGCACGTGGAGAACGCTGTGGCTGTGTGGTTATGAGCTGGCCAACAGCACTGTCGGTATTCTCGGACTAGGCAGGATCG GTGTGGCCATTGCTGAGCGTCTGGCACCTTTCAAAGTAAAGAAGTTTATCTACACAGATGTGGCCCCCAGGCCTGAGTTGGCGAGTGCCATCAATGCAGAATATG TCTCTTTTGATGAGCTGGCAAAGCAGTCAGACTTCCTGGCTGTGTGCTGTGCTCTAACACCAGAGACAAAGGAGATCTGCAATAAGAACCTCTTCTCCAAGATGAAAAAGACTTCCATCTTCATCAACACGAGCAG AGGCGGGGTGGTGAACCAGGAAGACCTGTATGAAGCTCTGTCCACAGGGCAGATCGCAGGAGCTGGATTAGACGTCACTGTTCCCGAGCCGCTGCCAACCAACCACCCACTGTTTACGCTCAAAAACTGTG TGATTCTACCCCATATTGCGAGTGCATCCTATACTACCCGTGATGCTATGTCTTCCCTGGCGGCAAACAACCTCCTCCTGGGCCTGCGAGGGCAGCCGATGATCAAAGAGCTCAAGCTTTAA
- the LOC134629212 gene encoding zinc finger and BTB domain-containing protein 5 isoform X2, producing the protein MCGGASAAPCGETVKLQLFTSGEVMDAKKRAMDFPGHFEQIFQQLNYQRVHGQLCDCVIVVGSRHFKAHRSVLAACSTHFRALFTVAEGDASMNMIQLDSEVVTAEAFAALVDMMYTSTLMLGESNVMDVLLAASHLHLNNVVKACKHYLTTRTLPMSPSSDRAAHHHPQQEQQRHRQQQQQQQVADLAVNPMLAANANLAANAATSKLQRSFLLQQLGLSLVSSALGGMEDDRAGNVVGSRVVDQRASFPIRRFHKRKPSLALGLSEERPRQRQRPSAPNLGLLGEEGVNAEREEGALLSPDSHKMGDESKLDPAITGLAAASQDDPQMPSQSDSGRCEEENLGRIQGVNKEEDMDDQDQQDSRAGVKIKSGTEEEENEEEEQKVVVKREPLSSPEPADEISDVTSQAEGSDPPEPGCQEDEEKVELSPESSDRSFTSEPQPSSGSLLQPSSQLILKSSIGGGGANGGGFGCNNGLSGKPGFSISSFLSQKDFATGSSGMVAGEDDLPNTTTGDAVAHRFLLRQEAAGTSSSASSSLLQSGPLSGESRSSFGDNLQADSLFLRPLHDGLGNPRGNGGNSRGGRGGVDPFDLEFQRSSLGLHSLGRPSRETGGASGTGLSYPGYRRIAPKMTTGMGGEEAVGGILQDAASSSSSLAGPLLLNENGGYEMSGNRPTSLPPQLTRASADVLSKCKKALSEHNVLVVEGARKYACKICCKTFLTLTDCKKHIRVHTGEKPYACLKCGKRFSQSSHLYKHSKTTCLRWQNSNMSNALL; encoded by the exons GGCCATGGATTTCCCAGGCCATTTTGAGCAGATCTTTCAGCAGCTGAACTATCAGCGTGTCCATGGTCAGCTTTGCGACTGTGTCATCGTGGTAGGCAGCCGACACTTTAAAGCCCACCGCTCCGTGCTGGCGGCCTGCAGCACCCATTTCAGAGCGCTGTTCACTGTCGCAGAGGGAGATGCTAGCATGAACATGATCCAGCTGGACAGCGAG GTGGTGACGGCCGAGGCCTTTGCTGCTCTCGTGGACATGATGTACACGTCAACACTGATGCTCGGCGAGAGCAATGTCATGGATGTTCTCCTCGCAGCTTCGCATCTGCACCTCAACAATGTGGTCAAGGCTTGCAAACACTACCTGACGACGCGCACGCTGCCCATGTCCCCCTCATCCGACAGAGCTGCCCATCACCACccacagcaggagcagcagaggcacagacagcagcagcagcagcagcaagtagCTGATTTAGCAGTGAACCCGAtgttagcagctaatgctaacctTGCAGCAAATGCTGCCACTTCAAAGCTGCAGCGCTCCTTCTTACTGCAGCAGCTGGGGCTCAGCTTGGTGAGCTCTGCTTTGGGTGGGATGGAAGACGACCGGGCGGGAAATGTAGTTGGCAGTAGGGTGGTTGACCAGAGGGCCtccttcccaatccgacgcttCCACAAACGGAAGCCCTCTCTGGCGCTGGGGCTTTCAGAGGAGAGACCCAGACAGAGACAGCGTCCTTCAGCACCTAACCTCGGGTTGTTAGGAGAAGAAGGGGTGAACGcagagcgggaggagggagcaCTTCTCTCCCCGGATTCCCACAAGATGGGGGACGAATCTAAACTTGACCCTGCGATCACTGGGTTAGCAGCTGCGTCCCAAGATGACCCTCAGATGCCGAGTCAGTCAGATAGTGGACGCTGCGAGGAGGAGAACTTGGGAAGAATTCAAGGAGTAAACAAAGAAGAGGACATGGATGACCAGGATCAGCAGGACAGCAGAGCAGGGgtgaaaataaaatcaggaacagaggaggaggagaacgaagaagaggagcagaag GTGGTTGTTAAACGTGAGCCGCTAAGTTCTCCCGAGCCAGCTGATGAAATTAGCGACGTCACATCGCAGGCCGAAGGCAGTGATCCCCCCGAGCCTGGGTGCCAGGAGGACGAAGAGAAGGTGGAGCTGAGCCCAGAGAGCAGCGACCGCAGCTTCACTTCTGAACCCCAGCCCAGCTCCGGCTCTCTTCTCCAGCCCAGCTCCCAGCTCATCCTCAAGAGCAGTATAGGAGGAGGAGGTGCGAACGGAGGAGGTTTTGGGTGTAATAATGGACTGAGTGGCAAACCTGGTTTCAGCATTTCCAGCTTCCTCAGCCAAAAGGATTTTGCGACTGGCAGCTCGGGGATGGTTGCCGGAGAGGATGACCTTCCGAACACAACAACTGGGGATGCAGTAGCACATCGCTTTCTGCTGAGGCAGGAAGCTGCTGGCACTTCGAgctctgcttcttcctctcttttgcAATCAGGCCCACTCAGTGGTGAGAGTAGAAGCAGTTTTGGAGATAATCTGCAAGCCGATTCTCTGTTCCTCCGCCCCCTGCATGATGGTTTAGGAAACCCCAGAGGAAATGGGGGAAATTCAAGAGGAGGACGTGGAGGAGTGGATCCTTTTGATTTGGAATTCCAGCGCTCAAGTTTGGGGCTTCATTCACTGGGACGGCCCTCAAGAGAGACAGGAGGAGCCAGCGGCACAGGTCTGAGTTATCCAGGCTACAGACGCATTGCTCCAAAAATGACCACTGGCATGGGAGGAGAAGAGGCAGTAGGGGGGATTCTTCAGGATgctgcctcttcttcctcaAGTCTAGCAGGTCCCCTGCTCCTCAATGAGAACGGAGGGTATGAGATGAGTGGCAACAGGCCCACCTCCCTCCCCCCTCAGCTCACCCGGGCCTCAGCAGACGTTCTGTCCAAGTGCAAAAAGGCTCTCTCAGAGCACAATGTCCTAGTGGTTGAAGGGGCACGAAAATACGCCTGCAAAATCTGCTGCAAAACCTTCCTCACCCTGACTGACTGCAAGAAACACATCCGTGTCCACACGGGAGAGAAACCCTACGCATGTCTGAAGTGTGGAAAACGCTTCAGCCAGTCTTCACACCTATACAAGCATTCCAAGACCACCTGTCTGCGCTGGCAGAACAGTAACATGTCCAATGCCCTGCTGTAG
- the LOC134629212 gene encoding zinc finger and BTB domain-containing protein 5 isoform X1: protein MCGGASAAPCGETVKLQLFTSGEVMDAKKRAMDFPGHFEQIFQQLNYQRVHGQLCDCVIVVGSRHFKAHRSVLAACSTHFRALFTVAEGDASMNMIQLDSEVVTAEAFAALVDMMYTSTLMLGESNVMDVLLAASHLHLNNVVKACKHYLTTRTLPMSPSSDRAAHHHPQQEQQRHRQQQQQQQVADLAVNPMLAANANLAANAATSKLQRSFLLQQLGLSLVSSALGGMEDDRAGNVVGSRVVDQRASFPIRRFHKRKPSLALGLSEERPRQRQRPSAPNLGLLGEEGVNAEREEGALLSPDSHKMGDESKLDPAITGLAAASQDDPQMPSQSDSGRCEEENLGRIQGVNKEEDMDDQDQQDSRAGVKIKSGTEEEENEEEEQKVKLQVVVKREPLSSPEPADEISDVTSQAEGSDPPEPGCQEDEEKVELSPESSDRSFTSEPQPSSGSLLQPSSQLILKSSIGGGGANGGGFGCNNGLSGKPGFSISSFLSQKDFATGSSGMVAGEDDLPNTTTGDAVAHRFLLRQEAAGTSSSASSSLLQSGPLSGESRSSFGDNLQADSLFLRPLHDGLGNPRGNGGNSRGGRGGVDPFDLEFQRSSLGLHSLGRPSRETGGASGTGLSYPGYRRIAPKMTTGMGGEEAVGGILQDAASSSSSLAGPLLLNENGGYEMSGNRPTSLPPQLTRASADVLSKCKKALSEHNVLVVEGARKYACKICCKTFLTLTDCKKHIRVHTGEKPYACLKCGKRFSQSSHLYKHSKTTCLRWQNSNMSNALL from the exons GGCCATGGATTTCCCAGGCCATTTTGAGCAGATCTTTCAGCAGCTGAACTATCAGCGTGTCCATGGTCAGCTTTGCGACTGTGTCATCGTGGTAGGCAGCCGACACTTTAAAGCCCACCGCTCCGTGCTGGCGGCCTGCAGCACCCATTTCAGAGCGCTGTTCACTGTCGCAGAGGGAGATGCTAGCATGAACATGATCCAGCTGGACAGCGAG GTGGTGACGGCCGAGGCCTTTGCTGCTCTCGTGGACATGATGTACACGTCAACACTGATGCTCGGCGAGAGCAATGTCATGGATGTTCTCCTCGCAGCTTCGCATCTGCACCTCAACAATGTGGTCAAGGCTTGCAAACACTACCTGACGACGCGCACGCTGCCCATGTCCCCCTCATCCGACAGAGCTGCCCATCACCACccacagcaggagcagcagaggcacagacagcagcagcagcagcagcaagtagCTGATTTAGCAGTGAACCCGAtgttagcagctaatgctaacctTGCAGCAAATGCTGCCACTTCAAAGCTGCAGCGCTCCTTCTTACTGCAGCAGCTGGGGCTCAGCTTGGTGAGCTCTGCTTTGGGTGGGATGGAAGACGACCGGGCGGGAAATGTAGTTGGCAGTAGGGTGGTTGACCAGAGGGCCtccttcccaatccgacgcttCCACAAACGGAAGCCCTCTCTGGCGCTGGGGCTTTCAGAGGAGAGACCCAGACAGAGACAGCGTCCTTCAGCACCTAACCTCGGGTTGTTAGGAGAAGAAGGGGTGAACGcagagcgggaggagggagcaCTTCTCTCCCCGGATTCCCACAAGATGGGGGACGAATCTAAACTTGACCCTGCGATCACTGGGTTAGCAGCTGCGTCCCAAGATGACCCTCAGATGCCGAGTCAGTCAGATAGTGGACGCTGCGAGGAGGAGAACTTGGGAAGAATTCAAGGAGTAAACAAAGAAGAGGACATGGATGACCAGGATCAGCAGGACAGCAGAGCAGGGgtgaaaataaaatcaggaacagaggaggaggagaacgaagaagaggagcagaaggtAAAGCTACAG GTGGTTGTTAAACGTGAGCCGCTAAGTTCTCCCGAGCCAGCTGATGAAATTAGCGACGTCACATCGCAGGCCGAAGGCAGTGATCCCCCCGAGCCTGGGTGCCAGGAGGACGAAGAGAAGGTGGAGCTGAGCCCAGAGAGCAGCGACCGCAGCTTCACTTCTGAACCCCAGCCCAGCTCCGGCTCTCTTCTCCAGCCCAGCTCCCAGCTCATCCTCAAGAGCAGTATAGGAGGAGGAGGTGCGAACGGAGGAGGTTTTGGGTGTAATAATGGACTGAGTGGCAAACCTGGTTTCAGCATTTCCAGCTTCCTCAGCCAAAAGGATTTTGCGACTGGCAGCTCGGGGATGGTTGCCGGAGAGGATGACCTTCCGAACACAACAACTGGGGATGCAGTAGCACATCGCTTTCTGCTGAGGCAGGAAGCTGCTGGCACTTCGAgctctgcttcttcctctcttttgcAATCAGGCCCACTCAGTGGTGAGAGTAGAAGCAGTTTTGGAGATAATCTGCAAGCCGATTCTCTGTTCCTCCGCCCCCTGCATGATGGTTTAGGAAACCCCAGAGGAAATGGGGGAAATTCAAGAGGAGGACGTGGAGGAGTGGATCCTTTTGATTTGGAATTCCAGCGCTCAAGTTTGGGGCTTCATTCACTGGGACGGCCCTCAAGAGAGACAGGAGGAGCCAGCGGCACAGGTCTGAGTTATCCAGGCTACAGACGCATTGCTCCAAAAATGACCACTGGCATGGGAGGAGAAGAGGCAGTAGGGGGGATTCTTCAGGATgctgcctcttcttcctcaAGTCTAGCAGGTCCCCTGCTCCTCAATGAGAACGGAGGGTATGAGATGAGTGGCAACAGGCCCACCTCCCTCCCCCCTCAGCTCACCCGGGCCTCAGCAGACGTTCTGTCCAAGTGCAAAAAGGCTCTCTCAGAGCACAATGTCCTAGTGGTTGAAGGGGCACGAAAATACGCCTGCAAAATCTGCTGCAAAACCTTCCTCACCCTGACTGACTGCAAGAAACACATCCGTGTCCACACGGGAGAGAAACCCTACGCATGTCTGAAGTGTGGAAAACGCTTCAGCCAGTCTTCACACCTATACAAGCATTCCAAGACCACCTGTCTGCGCTGGCAGAACAGTAACATGTCCAATGCCCTGCTGTAG
- the LOC134629212 gene encoding zinc finger and BTB domain-containing protein 5 isoform X3: protein MDFPGHFEQIFQQLNYQRVHGQLCDCVIVVGSRHFKAHRSVLAACSTHFRALFTVAEGDASMNMIQLDSEVVTAEAFAALVDMMYTSTLMLGESNVMDVLLAASHLHLNNVVKACKHYLTTRTLPMSPSSDRAAHHHPQQEQQRHRQQQQQQQVADLAVNPMLAANANLAANAATSKLQRSFLLQQLGLSLVSSALGGMEDDRAGNVVGSRVVDQRASFPIRRFHKRKPSLALGLSEERPRQRQRPSAPNLGLLGEEGVNAEREEGALLSPDSHKMGDESKLDPAITGLAAASQDDPQMPSQSDSGRCEEENLGRIQGVNKEEDMDDQDQQDSRAGVKIKSGTEEEENEEEEQKVKLQVVVKREPLSSPEPADEISDVTSQAEGSDPPEPGCQEDEEKVELSPESSDRSFTSEPQPSSGSLLQPSSQLILKSSIGGGGANGGGFGCNNGLSGKPGFSISSFLSQKDFATGSSGMVAGEDDLPNTTTGDAVAHRFLLRQEAAGTSSSASSSLLQSGPLSGESRSSFGDNLQADSLFLRPLHDGLGNPRGNGGNSRGGRGGVDPFDLEFQRSSLGLHSLGRPSRETGGASGTGLSYPGYRRIAPKMTTGMGGEEAVGGILQDAASSSSSLAGPLLLNENGGYEMSGNRPTSLPPQLTRASADVLSKCKKALSEHNVLVVEGARKYACKICCKTFLTLTDCKKHIRVHTGEKPYACLKCGKRFSQSSHLYKHSKTTCLRWQNSNMSNALL, encoded by the exons ATGGATTTCCCAGGCCATTTTGAGCAGATCTTTCAGCAGCTGAACTATCAGCGTGTCCATGGTCAGCTTTGCGACTGTGTCATCGTGGTAGGCAGCCGACACTTTAAAGCCCACCGCTCCGTGCTGGCGGCCTGCAGCACCCATTTCAGAGCGCTGTTCACTGTCGCAGAGGGAGATGCTAGCATGAACATGATCCAGCTGGACAGCGAG GTGGTGACGGCCGAGGCCTTTGCTGCTCTCGTGGACATGATGTACACGTCAACACTGATGCTCGGCGAGAGCAATGTCATGGATGTTCTCCTCGCAGCTTCGCATCTGCACCTCAACAATGTGGTCAAGGCTTGCAAACACTACCTGACGACGCGCACGCTGCCCATGTCCCCCTCATCCGACAGAGCTGCCCATCACCACccacagcaggagcagcagaggcacagacagcagcagcagcagcagcaagtagCTGATTTAGCAGTGAACCCGAtgttagcagctaatgctaacctTGCAGCAAATGCTGCCACTTCAAAGCTGCAGCGCTCCTTCTTACTGCAGCAGCTGGGGCTCAGCTTGGTGAGCTCTGCTTTGGGTGGGATGGAAGACGACCGGGCGGGAAATGTAGTTGGCAGTAGGGTGGTTGACCAGAGGGCCtccttcccaatccgacgcttCCACAAACGGAAGCCCTCTCTGGCGCTGGGGCTTTCAGAGGAGAGACCCAGACAGAGACAGCGTCCTTCAGCACCTAACCTCGGGTTGTTAGGAGAAGAAGGGGTGAACGcagagcgggaggagggagcaCTTCTCTCCCCGGATTCCCACAAGATGGGGGACGAATCTAAACTTGACCCTGCGATCACTGGGTTAGCAGCTGCGTCCCAAGATGACCCTCAGATGCCGAGTCAGTCAGATAGTGGACGCTGCGAGGAGGAGAACTTGGGAAGAATTCAAGGAGTAAACAAAGAAGAGGACATGGATGACCAGGATCAGCAGGACAGCAGAGCAGGGgtgaaaataaaatcaggaacagaggaggaggagaacgaagaagaggagcagaaggtAAAGCTACAG GTGGTTGTTAAACGTGAGCCGCTAAGTTCTCCCGAGCCAGCTGATGAAATTAGCGACGTCACATCGCAGGCCGAAGGCAGTGATCCCCCCGAGCCTGGGTGCCAGGAGGACGAAGAGAAGGTGGAGCTGAGCCCAGAGAGCAGCGACCGCAGCTTCACTTCTGAACCCCAGCCCAGCTCCGGCTCTCTTCTCCAGCCCAGCTCCCAGCTCATCCTCAAGAGCAGTATAGGAGGAGGAGGTGCGAACGGAGGAGGTTTTGGGTGTAATAATGGACTGAGTGGCAAACCTGGTTTCAGCATTTCCAGCTTCCTCAGCCAAAAGGATTTTGCGACTGGCAGCTCGGGGATGGTTGCCGGAGAGGATGACCTTCCGAACACAACAACTGGGGATGCAGTAGCACATCGCTTTCTGCTGAGGCAGGAAGCTGCTGGCACTTCGAgctctgcttcttcctctcttttgcAATCAGGCCCACTCAGTGGTGAGAGTAGAAGCAGTTTTGGAGATAATCTGCAAGCCGATTCTCTGTTCCTCCGCCCCCTGCATGATGGTTTAGGAAACCCCAGAGGAAATGGGGGAAATTCAAGAGGAGGACGTGGAGGAGTGGATCCTTTTGATTTGGAATTCCAGCGCTCAAGTTTGGGGCTTCATTCACTGGGACGGCCCTCAAGAGAGACAGGAGGAGCCAGCGGCACAGGTCTGAGTTATCCAGGCTACAGACGCATTGCTCCAAAAATGACCACTGGCATGGGAGGAGAAGAGGCAGTAGGGGGGATTCTTCAGGATgctgcctcttcttcctcaAGTCTAGCAGGTCCCCTGCTCCTCAATGAGAACGGAGGGTATGAGATGAGTGGCAACAGGCCCACCTCCCTCCCCCCTCAGCTCACCCGGGCCTCAGCAGACGTTCTGTCCAAGTGCAAAAAGGCTCTCTCAGAGCACAATGTCCTAGTGGTTGAAGGGGCACGAAAATACGCCTGCAAAATCTGCTGCAAAACCTTCCTCACCCTGACTGACTGCAAGAAACACATCCGTGTCCACACGGGAGAGAAACCCTACGCATGTCTGAAGTGTGGAAAACGCTTCAGCCAGTCTTCACACCTATACAAGCATTCCAAGACCACCTGTCTGCGCTGGCAGAACAGTAACATGTCCAATGCCCTGCTGTAG